From Onychostoma macrolepis isolate SWU-2019 chromosome 19, ASM1243209v1, whole genome shotgun sequence, a single genomic window includes:
- the ccn4a gene encoding cellular communication network factor 4a codes for MTWLLMWVLLFACVPQIHRAFAQDSSKMLSIPEPVAPEPYNRTQHCQWPCKCPKTPPTCPPGVSLIMDGCSCCRACAKQVGEVCNEKENCDHHRGLYCDYSADKPRYEKGVCAYLPGTGCEHNGVIYRNGQSFQPNCKYQCLCVNGAIGCVSLCNESQPPRVWCQNPRRVKIPGRCCEQWICDESRRGRKTAPRHTVAALSSVKDNWHKNCVTQTTSWSPCSKTCGRGVSLRITNNNKQCQMVKESRLCSIRPCKVDITKHIKPGKKCLNIYREGKPQNFTISGCTSTNTYWPKYCGVCTDERCCIPYKSKTVEVDFQCPNGSGFTWQIMWINACFCNLSCKNPNDIFTDLELYHERGEVGN; via the exons ATGACTTGGCTTCTGATGTGGGTTCTACTATTTGCTTGTGTACCACAg ATTCACAGAGCGTTTGCCCAGGATTCCTCTAAGATGCTGTCCATACCAGAGCCCGTCGCCCCGGAGCCCTATAATCGCACCCAGCACTGCCAATGGCCCTGCAAATGTCCTAAAACTCCCCCCACCTGTCCACCAGGTGTGAGCTTGATCATGGACGGCTGCAGCTGCTGCAGAGCATGTGCCAAACAGGTGGGGGAGGTTTGCAACGAGAAAGAAAACTGTGACCATCATCGTGGCCTTTACTGTGATTACAGCGCAGACAAGCCTAGGTACGAAAAAGGAGTATGTGCGT ATCTGCCAGGCACTGGCTGTGAGCACAATGGTGTGATCTATCGCAATGGCCAGAGCTTCCAGCCCAATTGCAAATaccagtgtttgtgtgtgaatgggGCGATCGGATGTGTTTCGCTGTGTAATGAGTCTCAGCCTCCCAGGGTTTGGTGCCAGAACCCACGGCGAGTTAAAATCCCCGGCCGCTGCTGTGAGCAGTGGATCTGTGATGAGTCCAGGAGGGGGCGCAAGACAGCACCAAGACACACAGTGGCTG CCCTGTCTAGTGTAAAGGACAACTGGCACAAGAACTGTGTGACCCAGACAACCTCCTGGAGTCCCTGCTCAAAGACCTGCGGCCGTGGAGTGTCTTTACGCATTACTAACAACAACAAGCAGTGTCAGATGGTCAAAGAGAGCAGACTCTGCAGCATCCGGCCTTGCAAAGTGGACATCACAAAACACATCAAG CCTGGAAAGAAGTGCTTGAACATCTACAGGGAAGGAAAGCCACAAAACTTCACTATCTCAGGCTGCACCAGTACAAACACTTACTGGCCCAAGTACTGTGGAGTGTGTACAGATGAACGCTGCTGCATCCCTTACAAATCTAAGACTGTTGAGGTCGACTTTCAGTGCCCGAACGGATCCGGCTTCACCTGGCAGATCATGTGGATTAACGCCTGCTTCTGCAACCTGAGCTGTAAAAACCCCAATGACATATTTACAGATCTAGAACTGTACCATGAGAGAGGTGAGGTTGGAAACTGA